The Arachis hypogaea cultivar Tifrunner chromosome 19, arahy.Tifrunner.gnm2.J5K5, whole genome shotgun sequence genome has a window encoding:
- the LOC112778417 gene encoding uncharacterized protein, translating to MDFTKVGIARKLQLEELECLRMEAYENTRIYKEQTKAFHDLHIRKKDFKEGDEVLLYNSRLRFMHGNLRSRWDGPFKVNEVKPYGVVELFYPQSGTTFKVNGHRVKNYHGYKSPKELEVYLLQDAPKGGEA from the coding sequence ATGGATTTCACCAAGGTGGGTATAGCCAGAAAATTGCAACTGGAGGAGCTTGAATGTCTTAGAATGGAGGCATATGAGAACACTCGAATTTACAAGGAGCAAACTAAGGCATTCCATGATCTCCATATCCGcaagaaggatttcaaggaaggtGACGAAGTTCTCTTATACAACTCTAGACTCAGATTCATGCATGGAAATCTCCGTTCAAGGTGGGATGGTCCATTTAAGGTAAATGAGGTGAAGCCCTATGGTGTGGTCGAATTATTCTACCCTCAAAGTGGTACAACATTCAAGGTGAATGGCCATAGGGTAAAGAACTATCATGGCTATAAATCACCGAAGGAGTTGGAGGTGTACCTACTTCAGGATGCACCCAAAGGAGGAGAAGCTTAA